From Synoicihabitans lomoniglobus, the proteins below share one genomic window:
- a CDS encoding Gfo/Idh/MocA family protein, with amino-acid sequence MSTVASNSCGESRPNRRAFVKSAAVAGAGLALAPHVFAQAGDGRRRYALVGTGSRSNMYQRAIQEDYRDHAALVGLCDINPGRLELARSKSAGYGAKAPTGYAPADFERMIRENRVQFVIVTTMDATHDEYIIRAMEAGCDVITEKPMTTTAAKVQRIQEAVERTGRKVRVCFNYRYSPSRTQVKEMLMAGEIGDLLSVDFNWLLNTHHGADYFRRWHGEKKNSGGLMVHKATHHFDLVNWWLGANPVEVTAMGKREFYTPAMAKRLGLESHHERCHTCPEASKCTFHMDLAANANLKSLYLDQEHHDGYFRDQCVFNPRIDIEDTMNVIVRYDNQVTLSYSLNAFNSWEGYHIAFNGTKGRIEHKIVETVYVNGDGGVQGGVAQGGTTTRLIPLRGAATDLTPRTGKGGHGGGDRVMLDELFLPSAPTDPLMRASDERGGAASVLVGAAANTCFATGQSVNLDELAPGWRKPSYAPMPGRDYPLTMPPAKA; translated from the coding sequence ATGTCTACTGTTGCCTCGAATTCCTGCGGTGAATCACGACCGAATCGCCGTGCCTTTGTAAAGTCCGCCGCCGTTGCCGGAGCTGGTTTGGCTCTCGCCCCCCACGTCTTTGCGCAGGCCGGGGACGGCCGTCGCCGTTACGCCCTGGTGGGCACGGGTTCGCGCTCCAATATGTATCAACGCGCCATCCAAGAGGATTACCGTGATCACGCCGCGTTGGTTGGATTGTGCGACATCAATCCCGGCCGTCTCGAGTTGGCCCGCAGCAAATCCGCCGGCTACGGGGCGAAGGCTCCGACCGGTTACGCGCCCGCCGATTTTGAACGTATGATCCGCGAAAACCGCGTGCAGTTCGTCATCGTGACCACGATGGACGCGACGCACGACGAGTATATCATCCGGGCGATGGAGGCGGGCTGCGACGTGATCACCGAGAAACCCATGACGACGACCGCCGCGAAGGTGCAGCGAATTCAGGAAGCGGTGGAGCGCACGGGGCGCAAGGTGCGGGTGTGTTTCAACTACCGCTACTCGCCGTCCCGCACCCAGGTGAAGGAAATGCTGATGGCCGGCGAAATCGGCGACCTGCTGTCGGTCGATTTCAACTGGCTGCTCAACACCCATCACGGCGCGGATTATTTCCGCCGGTGGCACGGCGAGAAGAAAAACTCCGGGGGACTCATGGTGCACAAAGCCACCCACCACTTCGACCTCGTCAACTGGTGGCTCGGGGCCAACCCCGTCGAAGTGACCGCCATGGGCAAGCGCGAATTCTACACGCCGGCCATGGCCAAACGACTCGGTCTCGAGTCTCACCACGAACGCTGTCACACGTGCCCGGAGGCGTCGAAGTGCACCTTCCACATGGATCTGGCGGCCAATGCCAATCTTAAATCGCTCTATCTCGATCAGGAACACCACGACGGCTACTTCCGCGATCAATGCGTGTTTAATCCGCGCATCGACATTGAAGATACGATGAACGTCATCGTGCGCTACGACAACCAGGTCACGCTCAGTTACTCGCTCAACGCCTTCAATTCCTGGGAAGGTTACCACATCGCGTTCAACGGCACCAAGGGCCGCATCGAGCACAAGATCGTGGAGACCGTTTACGTCAATGGCGACGGCGGCGTGCAGGGTGGGGTGGCGCAGGGCGGCACGACCACGCGGTTGATTCCCCTGCGTGGCGCGGCCACCGACCTCACGCCGCGCACCGGCAAGGGCGGCCATGGCGGGGGCGACCGGGTCATGCTCGACGAACTGTTTTTACCCTCGGCCCCGACCGATCCGCTGATGCGCGCCTCCGATGAGCGGGGCGGGGCGGCGTCCGTATTGGTCGGCGCCGCGGCCAATACCTGCTTTGCCACGGGCCAGTCGGTAAATCTCGATGAACTCGCCCCGGGCTGGCGGAAACCATCCTACGCCCCGATGCCCGGACGCGATTACCCGCTGACCATGCCGCCCGCCAAGGCCTGA